From Leishmania braziliensis MHOM/BR/75/M2904 complete genome, chromosome 22:
CTGTTGTCTTGTGTTTCCACTTTCCCTGTGTGTTCTTTGGTGCTATTTTATGTTTGGTGGTGTGTGCATTGCCACTTACGGCATTTTTGCTCACATGCTGACGGATGCAATTATTGCACGTTTTATCACCAAAAAGGAAACGATGTTGGGGAGACCATAACGTATGGACTTTTATGGCACGTGGGAGTGCACTGTGAATCATGTATCTAGCCCTTTCACGAGTTCTGCCACTCTCTTCCTTGCAGGTTGCTTTCCAGACGCTGTCTTCATGTCAGCGGGTGCGTCAACTGATGCttcgctgcctccgcctttGCGGTCTCACCCGGTGCTCTGCTGCCCCTCACtatctccctcccctctgtgcTTCCCGTCCTCactctcctcactctcctcactctcctcacacacacacatacatacactgCTCCGCTCTCGCATTCGCCGTCTTGTCGTGCGCAGGGTATTGCATTGTGCATAATGGTCAAGTCCCACTACATCCGCGCCGGGCGCATGGTGCGCATCCTGCGTGGCCCCCGCCAGGACCGCGTCGGTGTGATCGTTGACATTGTCGACGCGAACCGCGTGCTGGTGGAGAACCCAGAGGACGCGAAGATGTGGCGCCACGTGCAGAATCTGAAGAACGTGGAGCCGCTGAAGTACTGTGTGAGCGTTGGCCGCAACTGCAGCGCGAAGGCGCTGAAGGATGCGCTGGACTCGTCGAAGGTGCTGGAGAAGTACGCGAAGacgcgcactgctgcacgcgtggaggcgaagaaggcgtgcGCTGCGTCGACGGACTTCGAGCGCTACCAGCTGCGCGTAGCGCGTCGATCTCGCGCGTACTGGGCGCGCAAGGTGTTCGACGAGAAGGACGCGAAGACGCCCGTGTCTTGGCACAAGGTTGCGCTGAAGAGGATGCAGAAGAAGGCCTCAAAGATGGACTCGACCGAGGGCGCGAAGAGGCGCATGCAGAAGGCGATTGCTGCGCGCAAGGCGAAGAAGTAAGGCCATACCCTGACTCATCTTGTTTTGTCATTTTTCGCGACAGTCGGTGGCTACACCGCCGATCTGTCATTGGTTTATGTCTCTTGGATctgaaaagggaaaaaataGAACTTGTACTAGTGATTAGCAGGGTCGCCAAAAGTGAGGAGTTGGGCCTCTCTGGATTCCTTGGGGTGTAAGAGGGTGGGCGGATGTGCAAGTGGTGTGGCGCATCTGTGCTTGATCCCGTGTGCTGTGGTGAGTGACGATCATGTGTTAGGTGCTGCCGAGACACATGTAGGAGCTGTCGATATAGGCGATGGACACCTACGAGCCCCGCAGTGCCTTTCTATCTTGTCTTTTGTCTCTGAGCTCTTCGCGCCCAAATTGCACTTGTGACTGTATGATACAAACAGCGGTAAGTTTGGCACTCCTGTGAAGATGGCTGTTTCTGCGgtcctttctctttctcttgcacGTCTTGTTTCGCGCCGTACAATCGCCTCCACATAGAGAGTAGTACTGCCACTACTGGCTGGGCAGaagcacacatacacatacactTACTATGGCCGAAAAGTAAAAGGAGAGACAACATGATTCTTATCGGTCTCACAGGCGGAATTGCCTGCGGCAAGTCAGCTGTGTCGAGGATACTCCGAGAGGAATATCACATCGAAGTCATTGATGCCGACCTCATTGTGCGTGAGCTGCAGGCCCCCAATGCTGCGTGCACTCGACTCATTGCAGCGCGGtggcctctctgtgtgcatCCTGAGACTGGGGAGTTGAATCGCGCAGAATTAGGTAAAATCATATTCAGCGATGCACAGGCTCGACGGGCGCTAGGAAAGATAATGAACCCCATCATTTTCAGGGTCATCCTGAGGCGCATTGCCGCCGCGTGGTGGGGTGACCTTTGGCGCAGTGGTGCGACCTCGTCGCCAGCCATCGTGGTGTTGGACGCGCCTACGTTGTTTGAAACCAAAACGTTCATGTACTTTATCAGCGCCTCTGTCGTGGTGAGTTGCTCAGAGGAGCGTCAGATCGAGCGACTGCGTAGCCGAAATGGATTCTcgaaagaggaggcgctgcaacGCATTGGCAGTCAGATGGCCCTCGAGACAAAGCGTCGGCTTGCTGACTACATTATTGAGAACGACTCTGCAGATGACTTTGACCAGCTTCGCGGATCTCTACGCGAGTGCGTTGCGTGGATGTCACGGCAGTCCAACAAGCGACTCACATGCATTTTTGTCaccgtggctgctgctgcggccggtGTGGCGGCCGTCGTGGGCTATGTTGGCTACCGACTACTGCTGCCGTGAGGGGTTTGGTTTGGTGCTTTATCGCGTTTGTGTGGAGCCACCTACCCCTGTGTAGGGAAGGATGTTCCT
This genomic window contains:
- a CDS encoding putative dephospho-CoA kinase → MILIGLTGGIACGKSAVSRILREEYHIEVIDADLIVRELQAPNAACTRLIAARWPLCVHPETGELNRAELGKIIFSDAQARRALGKIMNPIIFRVILRRIAAAWWGDLWRSGATSSPAIVVLDAPTLFETKTFMYFISASVVVSCSEERQIERLRSRNGFSKEEALQRIGSQMALETKRRLADYIIENDSADDFDQLRGSLRECVAWMSRQSNKRLTCIFVTVAAAAAGVAAVVGYVGYRLLLP
- a CDS encoding putative 40S ribosomal protein L14, whose product is MVKSHYIRAGRMVRILRGPRQDRVGVIVDIVDANRVLVENPEDAKMWRHVQNLKNVEPLKYCVSVGRNCSAKALKDALDSSKVLEKYAKTRTAARVEAKKACAASTDFERYQLRVARRSRAYWARKVFDEKDAKTPVSWHKVALKRMQKKASKMDSTEGAKRRMQKAIAARKAKK